In Halococcus saccharolyticus DSM 5350, a single genomic region encodes these proteins:
- a CDS encoding AAA family ATPase → MTLVFNQLRLENIRSYDDQTVTFERGENLIFGANGAGKSTILQGVFGGLFQTAIKYQVGTDFDLPDLVRKQADEGRLVLTFEAGGEEYTVDWRIEKTYDDGEVDGAKTKSGYPQLSSPALDEDISQVGTVQEEIRRIIGMDAESFVNSVYVQQGDITRLIHADTETRREILDGLLGLHHLDDLVDRMDAVRLEYGKAERDAKAKRTETRNRLDEFPERDEIQAEIAETAERISDKKDDVADNEDELESLRELKSDNEETLDRIDDLESDLEAKREKLADAEDDHERHKESLEAEQAARREAESTFDEKREALDELREHNATPDDALRSKEAAESAYESAQSTAESARASVQSIEEGTLSTLAVEIETLDEAITETRDDIDEVEETLELAGEKKATGESHRTDAEERAERLETDLDETKADIADRADELDIPRDASLRALAQSHIPEKRRTVSEERETVREERGRLETLQGQVDELAAESECPVCGASEDAHDIDTDAVAEEHAAALVEKNERLDKLEVERERLDALERQVTEAIDLRDDLDDARETASDAQDDIDEAEATIEECESELESLQEELAERQDEREEKREEKQAAEAELETARERVVEAETTERLVGRAVDLYENIDDIEGQVSQHEQNIENVRELRRQAHDRVRDLEADVEVLEDELGDANPDDLRAEIAEIEELVEEIHDEKAEAEAHIENLTGRLAELNQTKRQLQDERERVAMLDDQVTWAAEHHEEAAAVMEKYREVRGKLRERNLAKLNQYTNEMFGDLYQSQSYRGVRIDKKYNIHLIAADGELIEPELSSGGESTILNLALRAGVYRIIAQRDGVAGSALPPFILDEPTTYLDDDHVGELQTMIETISDWNVPQVLVVSHDETLIENSDHTIFVEKDPATETSRVRTSNASPSPQPNEEAEAADD, encoded by the coding sequence GTGACACTCGTCTTCAACCAGCTTCGACTGGAGAACATCCGGAGCTACGACGATCAGACGGTAACGTTCGAGCGGGGTGAAAACCTCATCTTCGGCGCGAACGGTGCGGGCAAGTCGACCATCCTCCAGGGAGTGTTCGGCGGGCTGTTCCAGACGGCCATCAAGTACCAGGTCGGCACCGACTTCGACCTCCCGGATCTCGTCCGCAAGCAGGCCGACGAGGGGCGGCTCGTCCTCACGTTCGAGGCGGGCGGCGAGGAGTACACCGTCGACTGGCGGATCGAGAAGACCTACGACGACGGCGAGGTCGATGGTGCGAAGACCAAGAGCGGCTATCCGCAACTCTCCTCCCCAGCGCTCGACGAGGACATCTCGCAGGTCGGTACGGTGCAGGAGGAGATTCGCCGTATTATCGGGATGGACGCCGAATCGTTCGTCAACTCCGTCTACGTCCAACAGGGTGATATCACCCGGCTCATCCACGCCGACACCGAGACGCGGCGTGAGATCCTCGATGGCTTGCTCGGACTGCACCACCTCGACGATCTCGTCGACCGGATGGACGCAGTGCGTCTCGAATACGGCAAGGCCGAACGCGACGCGAAGGCGAAACGCACCGAGACGCGGAACCGTCTCGACGAGTTTCCCGAACGGGACGAGATCCAGGCGGAGATCGCCGAAACCGCCGAGAGGATATCGGACAAGAAGGACGACGTCGCCGACAACGAGGACGAGCTCGAAAGTCTCCGCGAGCTGAAATCGGACAACGAGGAGACACTCGACCGCATCGACGACCTCGAAAGCGATCTCGAAGCGAAACGCGAGAAGCTCGCGGATGCCGAGGACGACCACGAACGCCACAAGGAATCCCTCGAAGCGGAGCAGGCCGCCAGGCGGGAAGCCGAGAGCACTTTCGACGAGAAGCGCGAGGCACTCGACGAACTCAGAGAGCACAACGCGACTCCCGACGACGCACTCCGTTCGAAAGAGGCCGCCGAGAGTGCGTACGAAAGCGCCCAGTCCACGGCCGAATCCGCTCGAGCGTCGGTACAGTCGATCGAAGAGGGAACGCTCTCGACGCTCGCCGTCGAGATCGAAACGCTCGACGAAGCGATCACCGAGACGAGAGACGACATCGACGAGGTCGAGGAAACGCTCGAACTCGCCGGAGAAAAGAAGGCTACGGGTGAGTCGCACCGGACCGACGCTGAGGAGCGTGCCGAGCGACTCGAAACCGACCTCGACGAGACGAAAGCCGACATCGCCGACCGAGCCGACGAACTCGACATTCCACGGGACGCGTCGCTGCGGGCACTCGCACAGTCTCACATCCCCGAAAAACGACGAACCGTCTCCGAGGAACGCGAGACTGTCCGCGAAGAGCGCGGCCGGCTCGAAACTCTCCAGGGCCAAGTCGACGAACTGGCTGCCGAGAGCGAGTGTCCCGTCTGTGGGGCGAGCGAGGACGCCCACGACATCGACACCGACGCCGTCGCCGAGGAACACGCCGCCGCCCTGGTAGAGAAAAACGAACGGCTCGACAAACTAGAAGTCGAACGCGAGCGTCTCGACGCCCTCGAACGGCAGGTGACCGAGGCCATCGATCTCCGCGACGACCTCGACGACGCCCGCGAAACGGCCTCGGACGCACAGGACGACATCGACGAGGCCGAAGCGACGATCGAGGAGTGTGAGTCGGAACTCGAATCGCTTCAGGAGGAACTTGCCGAACGGCAGGACGAGCGCGAGGAGAAGCGCGAGGAGAAGCAGGCAGCAGAAGCGGAACTCGAGACCGCCCGCGAGCGCGTTGTAGAGGCTGAAACCACCGAGCGGCTCGTCGGCCGGGCCGTCGACCTGTACGAGAACATCGACGACATCGAAGGACAGGTCTCACAGCACGAGCAGAACATCGAGAACGTCCGCGAACTCCGTCGCCAGGCGCACGACCGCGTCCGTGACCTCGAAGCGGACGTCGAGGTACTGGAGGATGAACTCGGTGACGCTAACCCGGACGACCTCCGCGCTGAAATCGCCGAGATCGAAGAGTTGGTGGAGGAGATCCACGACGAGAAAGCCGAAGCCGAAGCACACATCGAGAATCTCACCGGCCGTCTCGCCGAACTCAATCAGACGAAACGCCAGCTCCAGGACGAACGCGAACGCGTCGCGATGCTTGATGATCAGGTGACGTGGGCCGCAGAGCACCACGAGGAGGCGGCGGCAGTGATGGAGAAGTACCGGGAGGTCCGCGGGAAGCTCCGCGAACGCAACCTTGCGAAGCTCAACCAGTACACGAACGAGATGTTCGGCGATCTTTATCAGTCTCAGTCCTACCGAGGCGTTCGGATCGACAAGAAGTACAACATTCATCTGATCGCCGCCGATGGCGAACTCATCGAACCCGAGCTGTCGAGCGGCGGCGAATCGACCATCCTGAACCTCGCGCTTCGGGCGGGCGTCTACCGCATCATCGCCCAGCGCGACGGCGTCGCCGGATCGGCGCTGCCGCCGTTCATCCTCGACGAGCCGACGACCTATCTCGACGACGATCACGTCGGCGAACTCCAGACGATGATCGAGACCATCAGCGACTGGAACGTGCCCCAGGTGCTCGTCGTGAGCCACGACGAGACCCTCATCGAGAACAGCGATCACACGATCTTCGTCGAGAAGGACCCCGCGACCGAGACCAGCCGCGTTCGAACGAGCAACGCATCGCCCTCACCCCAACCGAACGAAGAAGCCGAGGCTGCGGACGACTGA
- a CDS encoding DNA double-strand break repair nuclease NurA: METYAAFEEMFDELNSAVGEFADQQTTTAADAIAEFTRDGGNVTTLTDEAFAVTHEPTSELDEWDDPWPVTYGVDGSTTRSLRFDNGLIAGASAAKLGVSGESDNTDLARHTTTTLVAHLNDEDFSLSGVRGAALDIPDGVDAHLFRFPPCERTSRLEKYVVGVSRTYAEGRHARELAGELDGPLFVDGPLYPNPAFGWMLFEQAEAGPRHMTEIWPEMVADILQNYVSTIETMYENDLPVIGIVKTGRSSVALTALEDKIRNTDVDGMELPLPWTSDIQLFSNALHTEDDLYGDRGHLISYTPWLFQTEQTAHGESVVPFGSFDGVSLQYGDPQEYQRAFFYARCPRSGTVMRIETPYVFARNDRVRERIQRKALVELAQQQNEPRAITFADENARITRSDRKNLRDLIQSVASVEDRNEQRGHDRFESE, translated from the coding sequence ATGGAGACGTACGCCGCGTTCGAGGAGATGTTCGACGAGCTCAACAGCGCCGTCGGCGAGTTCGCGGACCAGCAGACCACGACGGCGGCCGACGCCATCGCGGAGTTCACCCGCGACGGCGGGAACGTCACGACCCTCACCGACGAGGCGTTCGCCGTCACCCACGAACCGACGAGCGAACTCGACGAGTGGGACGACCCGTGGCCCGTCACCTACGGCGTCGACGGCTCCACGACCCGCTCGCTCCGCTTCGACAACGGTCTCATCGCTGGAGCGAGCGCCGCGAAACTCGGCGTCTCCGGCGAGAGCGACAACACCGATCTCGCGCGCCACACCACGACGACGCTCGTTGCGCACCTCAACGATGAAGATTTCTCGTTGAGCGGTGTTCGGGGCGCTGCTCTCGACATTCCGGACGGCGTCGACGCTCATCTCTTTCGGTTCCCTCCATGTGAGCGCACGAGCCGGCTCGAAAAGTACGTCGTCGGCGTCTCGCGAACGTACGCAGAGGGTCGACACGCGCGCGAACTCGCCGGCGAACTCGACGGACCGCTGTTCGTCGACGGGCCGCTGTATCCGAATCCGGCGTTCGGCTGGATGCTGTTCGAACAGGCGGAAGCGGGACCACGACACATGACGGAGATCTGGCCCGAGATGGTCGCCGATATCCTCCAGAACTACGTTTCGACCATCGAAACGATGTACGAGAACGATCTCCCCGTCATCGGGATCGTCAAAACGGGTCGTTCGTCGGTCGCGCTGACCGCTCTCGAAGACAAGATCCGGAACACGGATGTCGATGGGATGGAACTCCCGCTTCCGTGGACGAGTGACATCCAACTGTTCAGCAACGCCCTCCACACCGAAGACGATCTTTACGGCGATCGTGGCCATCTCATCAGCTACACACCGTGGCTGTTCCAGACCGAACAGACCGCCCACGGCGAGTCGGTCGTCCCGTTTGGATCGTTCGATGGCGTATCGCTCCAGTACGGCGATCCCCAGGAGTACCAGCGGGCATTCTTCTACGCTCGATGTCCGCGATCGGGGACTGTGATGCGCATCGAGACACCGTACGTGTTCGCCCGGAACGATCGAGTCCGCGAACGGATTCAGCGGAAGGCGCTCGTCGAACTCGCCCAACAGCAAAACGAACCTCGGGCGATCACGTTCGCCGACGAGAACGCCCGTATCACGAGAAGCGACCGTAAGAACCTCCGTGACCTCATCCAGAGCGTTGCTTCCGTTGAGGATCGCAACGAACAACGCGGCCACGATCGGTTCGAGAGCGAGTGA
- a CDS encoding ATP-binding protein, translating to MSETSLDEIKARRGSGDKTGTTAEIPAPFGADEGQRVGHVTAQDEPIVVDREESCVRVFVDSDTRESVRLGDYLRVPYPAAPGGDHPTTMLVGVIARLEYETVADITDKRDGGYHNPPGEQSFAYVARIDPISTVELDLDDGDEPLRQATVDKPPKPGADAYLVENEAFLRTALRIPHEGAFVGHMAVSGDRIPSEDDPLPYYLFNPNATDGNEDAGEPTVFRHLQVAGSTGQGKTHASKNVLRQLATEKRYTIEVPPEEREAATADIQDERVRGLNATVIDPEGEYVEMGDDPDDADYTQALHDRLDNQDIRHGGISDDPNVDFEIFVPYIEDTNIDHNDAEAFGIPFELVRTNRQLLYSSEPPERTRSAINDVISGYFRQENGTPTYDEFSTYAETMLDDDNDAITEMDSVKIAARERIVDKYEYNRIFDHGTQSLTDLTQRMFSPSQVTVIPTDHLRGQTDRIVVSCLLAHIVGNKVGSNVDYPHIKGTPLLLALDEAHEYLTGEGNDPRENYLVRNFQQAAKRGRKDKFGLYIITQTPQDINEDVRKQMNTRIYLGLERDVVDSHDVYVPDEFEDAVTQFNKGQMVVKQPNVRPVEIAGLPVCLTRHSN from the coding sequence ATGAGTGAGACGAGCTTGGACGAGATCAAGGCGAGACGAGGTAGCGGCGACAAGACCGGTACGACTGCCGAGATACCGGCCCCGTTCGGTGCGGACGAGGGCCAGCGCGTCGGCCACGTCACCGCCCAGGACGAACCCATCGTGGTCGATCGTGAGGAGTCCTGTGTCCGCGTGTTCGTCGACTCGGATACCCGCGAGAGCGTTCGACTCGGCGACTACCTCCGGGTGCCGTACCCCGCCGCTCCCGGTGGGGATCACCCGACGACGATGCTGGTCGGCGTGATCGCCCGGCTCGAATACGAGACCGTCGCCGACATCACCGACAAGCGCGACGGTGGCTACCACAACCCGCCAGGCGAGCAGTCGTTCGCGTACGTCGCCCGGATCGACCCGATCAGTACGGTGGAGCTTGATCTCGACGACGGGGACGAGCCGCTTCGCCAGGCCACCGTCGACAAGCCGCCGAAACCAGGGGCCGACGCGTATCTCGTCGAAAACGAGGCGTTCCTCCGGACCGCGCTCCGGATCCCTCACGAGGGGGCGTTCGTCGGTCACATGGCCGTCAGCGGCGATCGCATCCCGAGCGAAGACGATCCTCTCCCGTACTACCTGTTCAACCCGAACGCGACCGACGGGAACGAGGACGCGGGCGAACCGACGGTGTTTCGCCACCTCCAGGTCGCCGGCTCGACCGGCCAGGGCAAGACCCACGCCTCGAAGAACGTCCTCCGACAGCTCGCCACTGAGAAACGCTACACGATCGAAGTACCGCCGGAAGAGCGCGAGGCGGCGACGGCCGACATTCAGGACGAACGCGTTCGGGGGCTGAACGCTACCGTGATCGATCCGGAGGGCGAGTACGTCGAGATGGGTGACGATCCCGACGACGCCGACTACACCCAGGCGCTCCATGACCGACTCGACAATCAAGATATCCGTCACGGCGGTATCAGCGACGATCCGAACGTCGACTTCGAGATATTCGTCCCGTACATCGAGGACACGAACATCGACCACAACGACGCCGAGGCGTTCGGGATTCCGTTCGAACTGGTACGTACCAACCGACAGTTGCTGTACTCGTCGGAACCGCCTGAACGGACGCGCTCGGCGATCAACGACGTCATCTCGGGCTACTTCCGACAGGAGAACGGCACCCCGACGTACGATGAGTTTTCGACGTACGCCGAGACGATGCTCGACGACGACAACGACGCCATCACCGAGATGGATTCTGTGAAAATCGCCGCCAGGGAGCGTATCGTCGACAAGTACGAGTACAACCGCATCTTCGATCACGGTACTCAGTCACTGACTGATCTCACCCAGCGAATGTTCTCCCCATCGCAGGTGACGGTCATCCCGACAGACCACCTCCGTGGTCAGACCGATCGGATCGTCGTGTCGTGTCTACTCGCACACATCGTCGGCAACAAAGTGGGGAGCAACGTCGACTACCCGCACATCAAGGGGACGCCGCTACTTCTGGCGCTGGATGAGGCCCACGAGTATCTCACCGGTGAGGGGAACGATCCCCGAGAGAACTACCTCGTCCGCAACTTCCAGCAGGCCGCAAAGCGCGGCCGGAAGGACAAGTTCGGTCTCTACATCATCACGCAGACGCCCCAGGACATCAACGAAGACGTCCGAAAACAGATGAACACCCGGATCTATCTCGGTCTCGAACGAGACGTGGTCGACAGCCACGACGTGTACGTCCCGGACGAGTTCGAGGACGCCGTAACGCAGTTCAATAAGGGGCAGATGGTGGTCAAGCAACCCAACGTCCGTCCGGTCGAGATCGCCGGACTGCCGGTCTGTCTGACACGGCACTCGAACTGA
- a CDS encoding DUF7322 domain-containing protein, with protein sequence MPDDPPGDSTPDDAGDSLPGADLGLDVGALDAELGPDDPSVSIPDTSDVDASPKLLRAFWGSVFAIKIGVIAATLGLLMGYFRGRWRLAGLGVAIGLVAFANGYRRYRRYQNR encoded by the coding sequence GTGCCAGACGACCCGCCAGGCGATTCGACACCGGACGACGCCGGCGACTCGCTGCCGGGTGCGGATCTCGGGCTCGACGTGGGGGCACTCGACGCGGAGCTCGGGCCCGACGATCCGTCGGTTTCGATCCCCGATACGTCGGATGTCGACGCGTCGCCGAAGCTGCTCCGGGCGTTCTGGGGAAGCGTCTTCGCGATCAAGATCGGCGTGATCGCGGCGACGCTGGGGCTATTGATGGGGTACTTCCGGGGCCGGTGGCGGCTCGCAGGGCTCGGGGTCGCGATCGGACTCGTAGCGTTCGCGAACGGCTACCGACGATACCGACGGTATCAAAACCGCTAA
- a CDS encoding DUF7331 family protein, whose amino-acid sequence MSNTTDRPDPPVPDAEPSPPTGIATTERYEIDDGVVFYDATNPLAWLEAGHALRLADQI is encoded by the coding sequence ATGTCAAACACGACTGATCGTCCCGATCCACCCGTCCCGGACGCCGAGCCGTCACCGCCGACCGGTATCGCGACCACCGAACGCTACGAAATCGACGATGGGGTCGTGTTCTACGACGCCACGAACCCGCTCGCGTGGCTCGAAGCCGGCCACGCGCTCCGGCTCGCGGATCAGATCTGA
- a CDS encoding DNA-directed DNA polymerase, whose translation MTEEGTTQATLGDSVAPGGNDRSAAATAARAVAGDGGANAEITDPAARRYPDADNTVEIAVTQVDYTIEGSGDEETPIIHVFGRTDEGEVEHIRVHEFRPYFYAPTESLAADDDRLDHDRITGWEESAADGDSYESIRGESLTKIFGQTPRDVGQIRDRFDHYEADVLFPNRFLIDTDVTSGIRVPERRATDDALVVPHDEVEPIEMQAEARVCTFDIEVDDRSGFPEDGEETIICLSSHDSTCDEYAVWLYESPDGESGPEELAKYEGIDGGSGDDGGSGSEDDEIDADVHRFDTEEAMLAAFLDYIEDTDPDVMTGWNFTDFDAPYFIDRLEELGGADCEEHDLDPDRLSRVNEVWRSDWQGPNVKGRVMFDLLYAYQRTQFTELDSYRLDAVGEVELDAGKERYPGDIGDLWEDDPERLLEYNLRDVELCVEIDRQQGVIPFWQEVATFVGCKLEDATTPGDAVDMYVLHEAHGKFALPSKGQQETEDFEGGAVFDPITGVKEMVSVLDLKSLYPMSMVTINASPETQVDPETYDGETYQTPTGIHFRKEPDGMIREMVDELLTEREEKKARRDDHTPGTGEYQRFDRQQQAVKVIMNSLYGVFGWDRFRLYDRAMSAGVTSTNREVIAFTEGAANEMGYDVAYGDTDSVMLELGADTTKDEAIEQAFAIEDHINDAYDEFARDSLNADDHRFQIEFEKLYRRFFQAGKKKRYAGHIIWKEGKDVDDVDITGFEYKRSDIAPITKRVQREVIERIVHGEDLDEVETYVHDVIQEFSAEGSVPLDEIGIPGGIGKRLDDYDTDTAQVRGAKYANLLLGTNFQRGSKPKRLYLDRVHPDFFERVDDSAFDTAEQALYTEFRRTPDVICFEYEDQIPEEFEVDWEKMLEKTLKGPIARVIEAVGVSWQEVKSGQTQTGLQSFT comes from the coding sequence ATGACTGAGGAGGGGACCACGCAGGCGACGCTCGGCGACAGCGTCGCTCCGGGCGGGAACGATCGGTCGGCAGCGGCAACGGCAGCCCGCGCGGTCGCCGGCGACGGCGGAGCGAACGCCGAGATCACCGATCCCGCCGCACGGCGCTACCCCGACGCCGACAATACTGTGGAGATCGCGGTGACACAGGTCGATTACACGATCGAGGGCAGCGGCGACGAGGAAACGCCGATCATTCACGTTTTCGGCCGCACGGACGAGGGCGAGGTCGAACACATCCGCGTCCACGAGTTCCGCCCGTACTTCTACGCGCCGACCGAATCGCTCGCCGCGGACGACGACCGACTCGACCACGATCGAATCACCGGCTGGGAGGAATCGGCCGCGGACGGCGACTCCTACGAGAGCATTCGTGGTGAGTCCCTCACCAAGATCTTCGGCCAGACCCCGCGCGACGTCGGCCAGATCCGCGACCGGTTCGACCACTACGAGGCCGACGTCCTGTTTCCGAATCGCTTTCTGATCGACACGGACGTGACGAGCGGGATTCGTGTCCCCGAGCGGCGGGCGACGGACGACGCGCTCGTGGTTCCCCACGACGAGGTCGAACCGATCGAGATGCAAGCCGAGGCCCGGGTCTGCACCTTCGATATCGAGGTCGACGACCGATCGGGGTTCCCGGAGGACGGCGAGGAGACGATCATCTGCCTGTCGAGCCACGACTCCACCTGTGACGAGTACGCCGTCTGGCTCTACGAGTCCCCCGACGGGGAATCCGGTCCCGAGGAACTCGCGAAGTACGAAGGGATCGACGGTGGCAGCGGCGACGACGGCGGGAGTGGCAGTGAGGACGACGAGATCGATGCCGACGTTCACCGCTTCGACACCGAGGAGGCCATGCTCGCGGCGTTTCTCGACTATATCGAGGACACCGATCCGGACGTCATGACCGGCTGGAACTTCACCGACTTCGACGCACCGTACTTCATCGATCGGCTCGAAGAACTCGGTGGTGCGGACTGTGAGGAACACGACCTCGATCCCGATCGGCTCTCGCGGGTGAACGAGGTCTGGCGCTCGGACTGGCAGGGCCCGAACGTCAAGGGCCGCGTGATGTTCGACCTGCTCTACGCCTACCAGCGCACCCAGTTCACCGAACTCGATTCGTATCGGTTGGATGCCGTCGGCGAGGTCGAACTCGACGCCGGCAAGGAGCGGTATCCAGGCGACATCGGCGACCTCTGGGAAGACGATCCCGAGCGACTTCTCGAATACAACCTCCGGGACGTGGAGCTCTGCGTCGAGATCGACCGCCAGCAGGGCGTGATTCCGTTCTGGCAGGAGGTCGCCACGTTCGTGGGTTGCAAGCTGGAGGACGCCACCACGCCCGGTGACGCGGTGGACATGTACGTCCTCCACGAGGCCCACGGCAAGTTCGCGCTCCCCTCGAAGGGCCAGCAGGAGACCGAGGATTTCGAGGGCGGCGCGGTGTTCGATCCCATCACTGGCGTGAAGGAGATGGTCTCGGTGCTCGACCTCAAGTCCCTCTATCCGATGTCGATGGTGACGATCAACGCCTCGCCCGAGACCCAGGTCGACCCCGAAACCTACGACGGCGAGACCTATCAGACACCGACTGGAATCCACTTCCGGAAGGAACCCGACGGGATGATCCGCGAGATGGTCGACGAGCTCCTCACCGAGCGCGAGGAGAAGAAAGCTCGCCGCGACGACCACACACCCGGCACCGGCGAGTACCAGCGATTCGATCGCCAGCAGCAGGCCGTGAAGGTCATCATGAACAGCCTCTACGGCGTGTTCGGCTGGGATCGCTTCCGGCTGTACGACCGGGCGATGAGTGCGGGCGTGACCTCCACCAACCGGGAGGTCATCGCTTTCACCGAGGGTGCCGCGAACGAGATGGGCTACGACGTTGCCTACGGCGACACCGACAGCGTGATGCTCGAACTCGGTGCCGACACCACGAAGGACGAGGCCATCGAGCAGGCCTTCGCAATCGAGGATCACATCAACGACGCGTACGACGAGTTCGCGCGAGACTCACTCAACGCCGACGACCATCGCTTCCAGATCGAGTTCGAGAAGCTCTACCGTCGATTTTTCCAGGCCGGCAAGAAAAAACGCTACGCCGGCCACATCATCTGGAAGGAAGGCAAAGACGTCGACGACGTCGATATCACGGGATTCGAGTACAAACGTTCGGACATCGCACCGATCACCAAACGCGTCCAGCGCGAGGTGATCGAGCGGATCGTCCACGGCGAGGACCTCGACGAAGTCGAAACCTACGTCCACGACGTGATTCAGGAGTTCAGCGCGGAGGGCTCCGTTCCGCTCGACGAGATCGGCATCCCGGGCGGGATCGGCAAGCGTCTCGACGACTACGACACCGACACCGCTCAGGTCCGCGGCGCGAAGTACGCGAATCTCCTGCTGGGAACGAACTTCCAGCGCGGCAGCAAACCCAAACGGCTCTATCTCGATCGCGTCCATCCGGACTTCTTCGAGCGCGTCGACGACTCTGCCTTCGACACCGCAGAACAAGCCCTCTACACCGAGTTCCGTCGCACGCCCGACGTGATCTGCTTCGAGTACGAAGACCAGATCCCCGAGGAGTTCGAGGTCGACTGGGAGAAGATGCTCGAAAAGACCCTCAAAGGCCCGATCGCGCGCGTCATCGAGGCGGTCGGCGTCTCGTGGCAGGAGGTCAAATCCGGCCAGACCCAAACCGGACTCCAGAGCTTCACCTGA
- a CDS encoding ABC transporter ATP-binding protein — MARLELRDLHAQVAEGGEKILDGVNLEVRSGEIHALMGPNGSGKSTTAKVIAGHPAYEVTDGEVLVHLDEDEFEDIEIPEDMRTVNLLDLEPNERAALGVFLGFQYPAEIEGVTMVNFLRTALNAKLEEREEFFEDDEGDEEAAEDEDAGYDTSPMEGDVEEGEVGVAEFQEIMAEKMEQLDMDAQFAQRYLNAGFSGGEKKQNEVLQAAILEPSIAVLDEIDSGLDIDRLQDVSNGINALRDEQGAGILQITHYQRILDYVEPDHVHVMLDGKIAKSGGAELAHQLEDEGYDWVREEAYETA; from the coding sequence ATGGCACGCTTAGAGCTACGGGACCTCCACGCACAGGTCGCGGAGGGCGGCGAGAAGATCCTCGACGGGGTCAATCTCGAAGTTCGATCGGGTGAGATCCACGCACTGATGGGACCGAATGGGTCGGGCAAGTCGACGACCGCGAAGGTCATCGCCGGCCACCCGGCCTACGAGGTCACCGACGGCGAGGTGCTCGTTCATCTCGATGAAGACGAGTTCGAGGACATCGAGATCCCCGAGGACATGCGGACGGTGAACCTCCTCGACCTCGAACCTAACGAGCGCGCGGCGCTCGGCGTCTTCCTCGGCTTCCAGTATCCCGCCGAGATCGAGGGCGTCACGATGGTGAACTTCCTCCGCACAGCCTTAAACGCCAAACTCGAAGAGCGCGAAGAGTTCTTCGAGGACGACGAAGGCGACGAGGAAGCAGCCGAGGACGAGGACGCCGGCTACGACACCTCACCGATGGAGGGCGATGTCGAGGAGGGCGAGGTCGGTGTCGCGGAGTTTCAGGAGATCATGGCCGAGAAGATGGAACAGCTCGACATGGACGCCCAGTTCGCCCAGCGCTATCTCAACGCGGGCTTCTCGGGCGGCGAGAAAAAGCAGAACGAGGTGCTTCAGGCTGCGATCCTCGAGCCGTCGATCGCGGTGCTCGACGAGATCGACTCCGGGCTCGACATCGACCGGCTCCAGGACGTCTCGAACGGGATCAACGCGCTCCGCGACGAGCAGGGCGCGGGCATCCTCCAGATCACCCACTACCAGCGGATCCTCGACTACGTCGAGCCAGATCACGTCCACGTGATGCTCGACGGCAAGATCGCGAAAAGCGGCGGCGCGGAGTTGGCCCACCAGCTCGAAGACGAGGGCTACGACTGGGTCCGTGAGGAAGCCTACGAGACAGCCTGA